The genome window GCCTTGGTGATCTCCTCGAAGTTGGAGGAACTCATGTGGCGACGGCCGGGTGATGTCGGCTTGAATTTTTTGATTCCCATTATTGCAACTCCGTATGTTGAGCTAAAATCCGACTAAACCCCGAAAAAATCGATGCTGCTACCCTCTTCGAGGGTCACATAGGCTTTTTTCCGGTTGGACCGCTTGCCGAGAACCACTCCGCGCCGCTTTGTCTTGCCGGCCACGAGCACGGTATTGACGTTCTTGACCTTGACTTCGAACGCCTTTTCCACCGCCTGCTTGATCTCGATTTTGTTGGCATCGCGATGAACTTCGAAGACCACGACCTGCCCGGCTTCTTTTTGCAGACTGCTCTTCTCGGTAATCAGCGGCTTGCGGATGATCTGATGCAACGCTTTCATTTCTGCAAGGCTCCTTCCAGCTGAGAAACCGCGCCTTGAGTCAAAACCAGGCTACGATGTTTCATCAGGTCATAGACATTGACTCCATCGGCTCGCAGCACTTTGACAAAAGGCAGATTGCGCGCCGAGAGTTCGACAGTCGGATTGGCCTCCTCGATCACCACCAGCGCATTGTCGAGATCAAAACGCTTGAGGATCTCGGCGAAGGACTTGGTGCTGATCTGTGCCAGTTCAATGGCGGAAAGCACGGTGAGCCGCTCTTCCTTGAACCGAATGGACAGCGCGCAGCGCAGGGCGGCCTTCTTCACCTTGCGATTGAGCTTGAACTCATAGTCGCGGGGCTTGGGACCGAACACCGAGCCGCCGCCGACAAAATGCGGAGCGCGAATGGTGCCCTGGCGGGCGTTACCCGTGCCCTTTTGCTTATAGGGCTTTTTACCGCCCCCCGACACCTCGCTGCGGGTCTTGGTCTTGGCGGTGCCCTGACGGCGCGCGGCGCGCTGATAGCGCACCATATCGTGAATCAGGTATTCCTTGACATCGGTGTTGAAGATGTCGTCGGACAACTCAAGGTCGGAAACCTTGTTTTTATTGATATCGTAAACAGGTACTGTTGCCATGGCCTATCTCCCAATCCTCGTGTCAGAATTATTTGGCTTTGACGCCCTTGCGGATCGCCACCACACTGTTCTTGGGACCGGGAATGGCACCTTTGATAAGAAGCAGATTCTGCTCCGGGCGAATTTCGACGATCTGCAGATTCTGGGTGGTCACACGCTTATTGCCCATCTGGCCGGCCATCTTCTTGCCCTTGAATACCCGCGAGGGCCAGGCACTGGCGCCGATGGAGCCGGGCGCGCGATGGAACATGGAACCGTGAGTCGAACGACCGCCGGCAAAATTCCACCGCTTGATGACGCCCTGAAAACCCTTGCCCTTGCTGATACCGCAGACATCGACGATTTCACCGGGGGTAAAGATGTCGCAGGTGATTTGATCGCCCGGCTTGAAATTGTCGATATCGTCAAAGCGCAGCTCTTTGAGATGACTGAAGGCACCCTGGCCGACCTTCTTGAAGTGGCCCATCAGCGGCTTATTGACGCGAGCGGCGCTCTTGCTGCCGAAACCAACTTGCAGAGCGTTGTATCCGTCGATGTCAACGGTTTTCTTCTGCACGACCACGCAGGGGCCGGCCTCGACAACCGTCACCGCGATGCGCCGGCCATCCGCCGCGAAAATCTGGGTCATGCCCAGCTTTTTGCCAAGAATTTCCTTGCTCATAACATTTACCCTATTCCGGAGCACAAAGTTTTTTAAAGCTTGATTTCGACATCGACACCGGCCGAGAGGTCGAGTTTCATCAGCGCATCAACCGTCTGCTGGGTTGGTTCCAGAATATCGAGAAGCCGCTTGTGAGTGCGGATTTCGAACTGCTCCCGGCTTTTTTTGTCGACGTGCGGGCCGCGCAGAACGCAGTACTTGTTGATGATCGTGGGCAGCGGAATGGGGCCGGCAACCCGGGCACCGGTACGCTTGGCCGTATCGACGATCTCGGACACGGAGAGATCGAGCAGTTTGTGGTCGTAAGCCTTCAGGCGAATTCTGATTTTCTGGCTGGGCATGAGAACTTCCTCTTACTCGATAATGTCGCTGACGACGCCGGCGCCGACGGTGCGGCCGCCTTCACGAATCGCAAAGCGCAGTTCCTTGTCCATGGCGATGGGCGTGATCAGATTGACCACCATGGCGATATTGTCGCCGGGCATCACCATCTCCACCCCCTCGGGCAACTCCACCACGCCCGTCACATCCGTGGTGCGGAAATAGAACTGCGGACGATAGCCCTTGAAGAACGGCGTATGACGGCCACCCTCTTCCTTGGTCAGAATGTAGGCTTCGGCCTTGAACTTGGTGTGCGGCTTGATGCTGCCGGGCTTGCACAGAACCTGACCGCGCTCAACGTCCTCGCGCTTGATGCCGCGCAGCAAAATCCCCACGTTGTCGCCGGCCTGGCCCTGATCGAGCAGCTTGCGGAACATCTCGACCCCGGTCACCACCGTCTTCACCGTGGGCTTGATGCCGACGATCTCGACTTCCTCGCCCACCTTCACGATGCCGCGCTCCACGCGCCCGGTCACCACGGTGCCGCGCCCGGAGATGGAGAACACATCCTCGATCGGGCACAGAAACGGACGATCAATCGCGCGCTCGGGCTCGGGAATGTAGCTGTCCACCGCCGCCATGAGCTCAAGAATCGCCTTCTTGCCGATCTCCTCGTCGCGCCCT of Geoalkalibacter sp. contains these proteins:
- a CDS encoding 50S ribosomal protein L23; translated protein: MKALHQIIRKPLITEKSSLQKEAGQVVVFEVHRDANKIEIKQAVEKAFEVKVKNVNTVLVAGKTKRRGVVLGKRSNRKKAYVTLEEGSSIDFFGV
- the rplD gene encoding 50S ribosomal protein L4 encodes the protein MATVPVYDINKNKVSDLELSDDIFNTDVKEYLIHDMVRYQRAARRQGTAKTKTRSEVSGGGKKPYKQKGTGNARQGTIRAPHFVGGGSVFGPKPRDYEFKLNRKVKKAALRCALSIRFKEERLTVLSAIELAQISTKSFAEILKRFDLDNALVVIEEANPTVELSARNLPFVKVLRADGVNVYDLMKHRSLVLTQGAVSQLEGALQK
- the rplC gene encoding 50S ribosomal protein L3 yields the protein MSKEILGKKLGMTQIFAADGRRIAVTVVEAGPCVVVQKKTVDIDGYNALQVGFGSKSAARVNKPLMGHFKKVGQGAFSHLKELRFDDIDNFKPGDQITCDIFTPGEIVDVCGISKGKGFQGVIKRWNFAGGRSTHGSMFHRAPGSIGASAWPSRVFKGKKMAGQMGNKRVTTQNLQIVEIRPEQNLLLIKGAIPGPKNSVVAIRKGVKAK
- the rpsJ gene encoding 30S ribosomal protein S10; the protein is MPSQKIRIRLKAYDHKLLDLSVSEIVDTAKRTGARVAGPIPLPTIINKYCVLRGPHVDKKSREQFEIRTHKRLLDILEPTQQTVDALMKLDLSAGVDVEIKL
- the tuf gene encoding elongation factor Tu, which gives rise to KAKFERTKPHVNIGTIGHVDHGKTTLTAAITKVLAEQGGAEFKAFDQIDNAPEERERGITIATAHVEYQTENRHYAHVDCPGHADYVKNMITGAAQMDGAILVVSAADGPMPQTREHILLARQVGVPAMVVFLNKVDMVDDEELLELVELEIRELLSAYDFPGDDIPIVKGSALAALEGRDEEIGKKAILELMAAVDSYIPEPERAIDRPFLCPIEDVFSISGRGTVVTGRVERGIVKVGEEVEIVGIKPTVKTVVTGVEMFRKLLDQGQAGDNVGILLRGIKREDVERGQVLCKPGSIKPHTKFKAEAYILTKEEGGRHTPFFKGYRPQFYFRTTDVTGVVELPEGVEMVMPGDNIAMVVNLITPIAMDKELRFAIREGGRTVGAGVVSDIIE